A single Musa acuminata AAA Group cultivar baxijiao chromosome BXJ2-1, Cavendish_Baxijiao_AAA, whole genome shotgun sequence DNA region contains:
- the LOC135599109 gene encoding B3 domain-containing protein Os05g0481400-like: MAADPNSYEELRRQRVKQNLKHLEELGISRISKSLLEVAKCEHKLLKPRASPKMKKIFGKMEIRRSSRARNLVPSYRDQVDDIELRSHRRRYCKSEQRGRVYTGRIASYEEQHRAVEKAEELQSNLDPIYPSFIKSMVRSHVSSCFWLGLPTRFCKEHLPPYELKMVLEDENGNEFDAIYIGNRTGLSGGWRGFAMEHNLEDGDVLVFELREPARFKIYIIKAIDSEAHEDKITNRHTEGTESQGTEESPEQLLASQSRKTRSGSRRKPAKTKKSAYS, from the exons ATGGCTGCCGATCCAAACTCTTATGAAGAGCTCCGGAGGCAGAGAGTTAAGCAAAACCTTAAGCATCTCGAG GAATTAGGGATATCACGTATCTCAAAAAGCCTCTTAGAAGTTGCAAAGTGCGAGCATAAGCTATTG AAACCTCGTGCAAGCCCCAAAATGAAGAAAATTTTTGGAAAGATGGAAATAAGGCGTTCCTCAAGAGCTAGAAATCTAGTTCCTTCATATCGTGATCAA GTGGATGATATAGAACTTCGATCACATCGCAGAAG ATACTGTAAGAGTGAACAACGTGGAAGGGTGTATACCGGAAGAATTGCATCATACGAAGAACAACATCGTGCTGTAGAGAAAGCTGAGGAACTTCAAAGCAATCTAGATCCAATCTACCCATCTTTTATCAAATCTATGGTTCGATCACATGTGTCTAGTTGCTTTTGGCTT GGTCTTCCGACGAGGTTTTGCAAGGAACATCTTCCTCCATATGAACTGAAAATGGTACTGGAAGATGAGaatggaaatgaatttgatgCCATCTACATCGGAAACCGGACTGGTCTAAGTGGTGGATGGAGAGGTTTTGCTATGGAACACAATTTGGAAGATGGTGATGTCTTGGTATTTGAGTTAAGGGAACCAGCTAGATTTAAG ATTTACATTATAAAAGCCATTGATAGTGAAGCTCACGAGGATAAGATTACGAATAGGCATACAGAAGGCACAGAATCACAGGGAACAGAAGAATCTCCGGAGCAGTTACTTGCTTCTCAAAGTCGCAAAACAAGATCTGGCTCTAGAAGAAAACCCGCAAAGACTAAAAAATCTGCCTACAGTTAG